GGCCTTCCGGTTCTGGAGACGCATCAGGATTGCACCGGGTGTGACTCTGAACCTGAGTAAGTCGGGCGGGTCACTCTCGTTCGGGCCGCGCGGAGCGAAGTTCACCATCGGTCCGAGGGGCAAACGGGCCACGGTGGGCATTCCGGGAACAGGCCTTTTCTACACGACCACGCTTCCGAACGGGAGGTCCAGCGGTAGGAGAAGCGCGTCCTACTCCGCTCCGGCCGTCCCAACGGTCCGCCCGGAAGACCGGCTTACGCTGGGTTTCTTCAAGCGGCTTATCACCCCGGACGACGAGGAGGCCCTGGTGGATGGATGCCTGGAGTTGGTCCTCGGCAACGAAACCAAGGCCCTCGAACACCTCGAGAAGGCTCTACATCTCGCCGACGGCGCGTACCTTGCCGGTTTTGTGGCCCTCAAGCAGGAGCGGCTGGAAAAAGCTGCGACGTACCTGGCGACCGCCGCCGAGAAGCACAGCCGCCTGGGCCGCTACTTCTCCAAGTACGGCATCTCCGCGCGCCTAAGCCTGCCCATCACAGACGAGGTATTCGCACACGTGGGCCCGGATCTCCGCGGTGTGCTGTTGGGCCTGGTGGAGGTCTACGAGCGCCAGAAGCGCTGGAAGGATGCGATTGCCTGCCTGGAGAGGCTGCATCAGCTCGAACCCGACGACGTGCTGGTGAAGGTGTCGCTGGCGGAGCTGCTGCTCACCGCCCGCCCGGGCAACGAAAAGCTCTTGCAGAGGATCGTGCGGTTGACCCAAGGCATCGAGAACGAGACACCGGTCCACACCGCGTTGCTGCTCTACAAGGCCAGGGCACTGCGCGGGCTCGGGCTC
This is a stretch of genomic DNA from Desulfoglaeba alkanexedens ALDC. It encodes these proteins:
- a CDS encoding DUF4236 domain-containing protein, whose amino-acid sequence is MAFRFWRRIRIAPGVTLNLSKSGGSLSFGPRGAKFTIGPRGKRATVGIPGTGLFYTTTLPNGRSSGRRSASYSAPAVPTVRPEDRLTLGFFKRLITPDDEEALVDGCLELVLGNETKALEHLEKALHLADGAYLAGFVALKQERLEKAATYLATAAEKHSRLGRYFSKYGISARLSLPITDEVFAHVGPDLRGVLLGLVEVYERQKRWKDAIACLERLHQLEPDDVLVKVSLAELLLTARPGNEKLLQRIVRLTQGIENETPVHTALLLYKARALRGLGLLIAARDTLTGALRRKKGRSEELLRALRYERALVYEALGKPRRARAEFEKLYAEDPDYEDVAARLGL